One part of the Arachidicoccus terrestris genome encodes these proteins:
- a CDS encoding Gfo/Idh/MocA family protein translates to MDNKKLGIGILGLGEGRSAMSAALNSSLLDLRMVCDLSEDMCRLRAGEFGFHAYTTRYQELLDQPDLDIVAIYTPDHLHATHVRQALEAGKHVICTKPFIDRLEDAADLLALGEKTGLRCFVGQSSRFFEPMRQQRADYEAGKIGALMTIEAYYHADHRWFLEKPWAREDAFKWLYGGLSHPVDFIRWYLPHLETVMGYGMLSENGKAGGLHHEDTMHFIFRAKDGRVARVSGCYTGPVQPVTRDSEMSCILRGSHGCSQGDYMDLRYAITDKDGQELIQTWEHRLKHYFRFEGKSHHAGEYQNYMEYVARAILEGQPAYPDIREGIGTVAVLQAMDQSLKTGLPVRIDSLLEKYGLPAL, encoded by the coding sequence ATGGATAATAAAAAACTAGGTATTGGTATACTGGGACTGGGAGAGGGCAGAAGTGCCATGTCTGCGGCATTGAACAGTTCTTTACTTGATTTGCGGATGGTTTGCGATTTAAGTGAAGACATGTGCCGCCTGAGGGCCGGGGAGTTCGGATTCCATGCATATACCACCCGCTATCAGGAGTTATTGGATCAACCCGATCTGGATATCGTTGCCATCTACACGCCTGATCATCTGCATGCGACGCATGTCCGGCAGGCGCTTGAAGCCGGCAAACATGTCATCTGCACCAAGCCGTTTATCGACCGGCTGGAAGACGCCGCAGATCTTTTGGCGCTGGGAGAAAAAACGGGACTTAGATGTTTTGTGGGGCAAAGCTCCAGATTTTTCGAACCCATGCGCCAGCAACGCGCGGATTATGAAGCGGGCAAGATCGGCGCACTGATGACGATCGAAGCCTATTATCATGCTGATCACCGGTGGTTCCTGGAAAAACCCTGGGCGCGTGAAGACGCCTTTAAATGGCTCTATGGCGGGCTGAGCCATCCGGTCGATTTTATCCGCTGGTACCTGCCGCATCTGGAGACGGTGATGGGTTACGGTATGTTAAGTGAGAACGGGAAAGCCGGCGGGTTACACCATGAAGATACCATGCACTTTATTTTCAGGGCCAAAGATGGCCGCGTGGCCCGGGTCAGCGGTTGTTATACCGGACCGGTACAGCCCGTAACAAGAGATAGTGAGATGAGCTGCATCCTGAGGGGATCCCATGGCTGCAGCCAGGGGGATTATATGGATCTGCGTTATGCGATTACGGATAAGGATGGACAGGAGCTGATCCAGACCTGGGAGCACCGGCTGAAACATTATTTTAGATTTGAAGGAAAAAGCCATCACGCCGGCGAATATCAGAACTATATGGAATACGTGGCCCGGGCCATATTGGAAGGCCAGCCGGCTTATCCGGATATCAGGGAAGGTATAGGTACGGTGGCTGTATTGCAGGCGATGGATCAGTCGCTGAAGACAGGTCTGCCAGTTCGTATTGATTCATTACTAGAAAAATATGGTCTGCCGGCGCTGTAG
- a CDS encoding right-handed parallel beta-helix repeat-containing protein: MAIVRYRDLAAKAFVMKARSVAAILTPAVLLCIMTASIVPVHAQQASSEKKAVSGSNGENWYTIYVSPEGSDANADIFTGGVKDRPFKSLVMAIRKAREVRRLGKNRSSDGRRVRGVQILLEDGRYYPNETLMIRPEDGGTESAPTRIAAVHRGKATLTGGIKISGWEKIKASDPLFQALPQKAARTIYVATLPKDHGADLNFRQLWVEGHKAVRAECFNGGSYGNNMGRILSWDHKDQSCWIPRPEGFDASQAAGMEMVIHQWWAIANLRIKSAKVAGDSVELHFYEPESRLESEHPWPAPWLSEKTGNSAFYLTNAPGFLDSPGEWYLDRKAQKLYYMPRKGEDLAHATVVVPYLTTLLKVAGTAEQPVNNFQLQGINFEYSTWLRPSEKGHIPLQAGMYLLEAYKLKQPGTPEKASLENQAWIGRPPAAVELAYAHHAMVKDCQFRHLASTGLDLVIGTEGTLIEGNLLKDIGGTGIQVGTYSPENYETHLPYHPKNPDLICRYDRIVNNLVTDVTNEDWGCVGISAGIVRGILIAHNEVSDVSYSGICVGWGWTKKISALAENKILDNKVTHYAKRMYDVGGLYTLSAQPGTLIQGNYIDSIYKAPYPHDPAHWFYYYLDEGSSYMTIKDNWSPALKVMKNANGPGNTWENNGPRVADSIKHQAGLQPGYQYLLAERVTDRAWPVQPVPVTEKK, translated from the coding sequence ATGGCAATAGTACGTTACAGGGATCTTGCCGCCAAGGCATTTGTCATGAAGGCGAGATCTGTGGCAGCCATCCTTACACCGGCGGTTTTGCTGTGTATCATGACAGCAAGCATTGTACCGGTTCATGCCCAACAGGCCTCTTCTGAAAAAAAAGCGGTATCCGGTAGCAACGGTGAAAACTGGTACACCATTTACGTCTCGCCTGAGGGCAGTGATGCAAATGCGGACATTTTCACCGGCGGCGTGAAAGACCGCCCGTTTAAGAGCCTCGTGATGGCCATCCGTAAAGCCAGGGAAGTACGCAGGCTGGGAAAAAACAGGTCGTCGGACGGCCGCCGGGTCCGGGGTGTGCAGATCTTACTGGAGGATGGCAGGTATTACCCGAATGAGACACTGATGATCCGGCCAGAGGACGGCGGCACCGAAAGTGCCCCTACCAGGATCGCGGCGGTACACAGAGGAAAGGCAACGCTCACGGGTGGTATTAAAATAAGCGGCTGGGAAAAAATAAAAGCTTCCGACCCGCTGTTTCAGGCCCTGCCACAAAAAGCTGCGCGGACCATTTATGTCGCCACACTGCCAAAGGACCATGGTGCTGATCTTAATTTCAGGCAGCTCTGGGTGGAAGGCCATAAAGCGGTTCGTGCCGAATGCTTTAACGGTGGCAGCTATGGAAACAACATGGGGCGGATCCTGAGCTGGGACCATAAGGACCAGAGCTGCTGGATCCCCCGACCGGAGGGCTTTGACGCCAGTCAGGCTGCCGGTATGGAAATGGTGATCCACCAGTGGTGGGCCATTGCAAATCTTAGAATCAAATCAGCAAAGGTCGCGGGCGACAGTGTTGAGCTGCACTTCTACGAACCGGAATCCAGGCTTGAATCAGAACATCCCTGGCCTGCTCCCTGGCTCTCCGAGAAAACGGGTAATTCTGCTTTTTATCTGACAAATGCCCCGGGATTTCTGGACAGCCCCGGAGAATGGTATCTGGACAGGAAAGCACAAAAGCTCTATTATATGCCAAGGAAGGGTGAGGATCTGGCCCATGCGACTGTTGTGGTCCCTTATCTCACCACTTTACTGAAAGTAGCAGGGACTGCTGAACAGCCCGTCAATAATTTCCAGCTACAGGGTATTAATTTTGAATACAGTACCTGGCTCAGGCCTTCCGAAAAAGGCCATATCCCCTTGCAGGCAGGTATGTATTTACTGGAAGCCTATAAGTTAAAACAACCGGGAACGCCTGAAAAAGCCAGCCTCGAAAATCAGGCCTGGATTGGCCGGCCACCTGCGGCGGTAGAGCTGGCCTATGCCCATCATGCAATGGTGAAAGACTGCCAGTTCCGGCATCTGGCTTCTACCGGCCTGGATCTTGTTATCGGTACAGAAGGCACGCTCATAGAAGGGAATTTATTGAAAGATATCGGCGGGACCGGGATACAGGTAGGTACCTATTCTCCTGAAAATTATGAAACCCATCTTCCCTATCATCCGAAAAACCCGGACCTGATATGTCGCTATGACAGGATCGTCAATAACCTGGTGACCGATGTCACCAATGAGGACTGGGGCTGTGTGGGCATCAGTGCCGGGATTGTGCGGGGTATCCTGATAGCGCATAACGAAGTGTCAGACGTTTCTTATTCTGGCATTTGCGTAGGATGGGGATGGACCAAAAAGATCAGTGCCCTTGCTGAAAATAAAATACTGGATAATAAAGTGACACATTATGCGAAACGCATGTATGACGTAGGAGGTTTATATACACTTTCCGCCCAGCCAGGCACACTTATTCAGGGCAACTATATCGATTCAATTTATAAGGCGCCTTATCCGCATGACCCAGCACACTGGTTTTATTATTATCTGGATGAGGGTTCTTCCTATATGACGATCAAAGATAATTGGAGTCCCGCATTAAAAGTGATGAAAAACGCCAACGGGCCGGGCAATACCTGGGAAAACAACGGTCCCCGGGTAGCAGATTCTATTAAACATCAGGCCGGCCTTCAGCCGGGCTATCAATATTTACTGGCCGAAAGGGTGACAGACCGGGCGTGGCCTGTTCAGCCAGTGCCGGTGACAGAAAAAAAATAA
- a CDS encoding acetylxylan esterase: MVVYFKRPSGYRQLFRMLLMTVGFLAIRAAGGGCLYAQSEQPLYREVHQNTDSLYRLPLARVIQLIENRFHVKIRYPDALVKDKWVTYAFWRFRPTLEETFDKVLGPLDLKVNPDGQNKYELKAYEYYRWPVKEGWAQLDAIAGRYHDRASWEKRKDSLRRELYAAVGLSPMPPAPGTPIHLTPLRQFKGYTVQNFALEILPGLYLNGSIYRPSVYTGKLPVMLSPDGHWPDQRYRKDCQIRCATLAKLGAMAISYDLFAWGESLLQFQPEDHRKSLSITVQTLGAIRLLDYVRGLKSVDTSRIGISGGSGGGSHTVLMAAMDPRIKLSAPVVAVSSYFYGGCPCESGRGIHECAGGTDNVELAAMAAPHPQLLISDGSDWTQHMPEHDFPYLQKIYGYYDQQDKVSNVHLPDEGHDFGPSKRIPLYHFVARYFHLPIQRIETGGSIDESFVHIEPKEALYAFGDHGQDLPKDAIKGYDELVKVYHAAIRSAGEKAVHHSPVTNKVSNK; this comes from the coding sequence ATGGTAGTATATTTTAAAAGGCCGTCAGGCTACAGGCAGCTATTCAGGATGCTGTTGATGACGGTCGGCTTTCTGGCCATACGGGCCGCCGGCGGGGGGTGTCTTTATGCACAGTCTGAGCAACCGCTTTATAGGGAAGTGCACCAGAATACCGATAGTCTGTACAGGCTGCCGCTTGCCCGGGTGATCCAGCTGATAGAAAACAGGTTTCATGTGAAAATCCGTTATCCGGACGCGCTGGTGAAAGATAAATGGGTGACCTATGCGTTCTGGCGTTTCAGGCCCACACTGGAAGAGACTTTTGACAAAGTGCTGGGGCCGCTGGATTTAAAAGTGAATCCGGACGGTCAGAATAAGTATGAATTAAAGGCCTATGAATATTACAGGTGGCCTGTCAAAGAGGGCTGGGCGCAGCTGGATGCGATTGCCGGCAGGTACCACGACAGGGCCAGCTGGGAAAAAAGAAAGGATTCCCTCCGCCGGGAACTATACGCGGCTGTAGGCCTTTCTCCCATGCCACCGGCACCAGGCACGCCTATACACTTGACGCCACTGCGCCAATTTAAGGGCTATACGGTGCAGAATTTTGCCCTGGAAATACTGCCTGGGCTGTATCTGAACGGGTCCATCTACCGGCCAAGTGTGTATACAGGAAAATTGCCTGTCATGCTCAGCCCGGACGGGCACTGGCCAGATCAACGCTACCGGAAGGATTGTCAGATCAGATGTGCGACCCTGGCCAAATTAGGAGCGATGGCCATCAGTTATGATTTATTTGCCTGGGGGGAATCGTTGTTACAATTTCAGCCGGAAGACCACCGTAAAAGCCTGTCAATTACCGTTCAGACCCTGGGCGCCATCAGGTTGCTGGATTATGTCAGGGGGCTGAAAAGCGTGGATACGTCCCGGATAGGCATCAGCGGCGGCTCGGGGGGCGGAAGCCATACGGTGCTGATGGCGGCGATGGATCCCCGCATAAAGCTCAGCGCGCCGGTGGTGGCGGTCTCCTCCTATTTCTATGGCGGTTGCCCCTGTGAAAGCGGCAGAGGGATTCATGAATGCGCCGGAGGGACTGACAACGTGGAACTGGCTGCGATGGCAGCGCCCCATCCGCAGCTGCTGATCTCCGACGGCAGCGACTGGACCCAGCATATGCCGGAGCATGACTTTCCTTATCTGCAGAAAATATACGGATATTATGACCAGCAGGATAAAGTGTCCAACGTGCACTTACCCGACGAGGGGCATGATTTCGGGCCTTCCAAGAGAATACCTCTTTATCATTTTGTAGCCCGGTATTTTCACCTGCCCATTCAGCGTATTGAAACCGGTGGAAGCATTGATGAGTCATTTGTGCATATTGAGCCCAAGGAGGCTTTATACGCCTTTGGGGACCATGGGCAGGATCTGCCAAAAGATGCGATCAAGGGGTATGATGAGCTCGTAAAAGTATATCATGCGGCCATCCGCTCGGCGGGTGAAAAAGCCGTTCATCACTCGCCCGTCACAAACAAAGTAAGTAACAAATAA
- a CDS encoding sialidase family protein — MSVRFLSKRQLGSLILGALGTSLLLCFGSCGQTGTAEKTGADSTAGVYWKDGVISQEFLYDTAPFPSCHSATIAQTPAGMVAAFFGGTKERNPDVEIYVCRQVAGKWTAPVSVANGIQNDTLRYPTWNPVLYQVPGGDLLLFYKVGPKPSQWKGWMTSSRDNGVTWEKPHPLPEGFLGPIKNQPVLLADGKTLLCPSSTENDGWHVHIEKTTDFGKTWEMTGPIDNGKLTGAIQPAILVHPDHSLQLLCRSKDRAILQSWSKDNGQTWSPLTKTNLPNNNSGIDAVTLKDGSFALVYNHVLPPPGKYKGARTPLNLAVSKDGENWSAAAIIEDSPISQYSYPYIIQASDGKLHVVYTWRRKKIGHTVIDPSKLKTLPIKDSIWPAIPGYVPPVPED, encoded by the coding sequence ATGTCTGTTAGATTTTTAAGTAAAAGACAGCTGGGTTCATTGATACTGGGTGCCCTTGGTACCAGCCTGCTGTTGTGTTTTGGTTCCTGCGGCCAGACGGGAACGGCTGAGAAAACCGGTGCCGACAGCACGGCCGGGGTCTATTGGAAAGATGGTGTGATCAGCCAGGAATTTTTATATGACACGGCCCCCTTTCCTTCTTGTCATTCGGCAACGATCGCCCAGACGCCGGCCGGTATGGTCGCTGCTTTTTTTGGCGGTACCAAGGAACGTAACCCTGACGTAGAGATTTATGTCTGCAGGCAGGTGGCGGGTAAATGGACCGCTCCTGTTTCAGTAGCGAATGGCATTCAAAATGACACTTTGAGATATCCTACCTGGAACCCTGTTTTATATCAGGTGCCTGGCGGAGATCTTTTGCTCTTTTATAAAGTCGGCCCCAAGCCTTCCCAGTGGAAGGGCTGGATGACTAGCTCCCGTGATAATGGCGTGACCTGGGAAAAACCCCATCCGTTACCCGAAGGTTTCCTGGGCCCCATAAAGAATCAACCTGTCTTGTTGGCCGATGGAAAGACACTGTTATGCCCTTCCAGCACAGAAAATGATGGCTGGCACGTCCACATCGAGAAAACCACCGACTTTGGTAAAACCTGGGAGATGACCGGGCCCATCGATAACGGTAAGCTCACCGGGGCCATACAGCCTGCGATTCTGGTACACCCGGATCACAGCCTTCAGCTGCTCTGCAGAAGCAAGGACCGCGCGATACTACAGTCCTGGTCTAAGGATAACGGGCAGACCTGGAGCCCCCTGACCAAGACCAACCTGCCCAATAATAATTCAGGGATCGACGCCGTGACTTTAAAGGATGGCAGTTTTGCGTTGGTATATAACCATGTACTGCCCCCTCCCGGCAAATATAAAGGTGCAAGAACGCCTTTGAATCTGGCCGTGTCCAAGGATGGAGAAAACTGGTCGGCTGCTGCGATTATAGAGGATTCACCTATCAGCCAGTATTCTTATCCCTATATTATCCAGGCCAGCGACGGTAAGCTGCATGTCGTCTATACCTGGCGCCGTAAAAAGATCGGGCATACCGTAATCGATCCGTCAAAATTAAAGACCTTACCCATCAAAGACAGTATCTGGCCTGCGATCCCCGGATATGTTCCACCGGTACCGGAGGATTAA
- a CDS encoding DUF3826 domain-containing protein, whose protein sequence is MEKQTSSSIINAVVARVLAAVVFLFGANQSLWAQSVAQPVLSNEQKAQLHEKAGKWVDALALQDAAKAAKVTGFVEQHLTAVYSWNKTHFYTDVPAGVNPRTGDQLSELDRKMIAQSAMPSSVHKTLMDSLHHYLTNEQVARILDGYTIGKVAFTLKGYQAIVPDLTEKETAVILSNLEQAREQAIDYKSMKSISAIFEIYKTKNEKYLNEHGRNWHQLFGDYVRKVKAEKKAREAAKKSGQQ, encoded by the coding sequence ATGGAAAAACAAACGAGTAGTAGCATCATAAACGCTGTGGTGGCCCGTGTGCTGGCAGCGGTCGTCTTCCTCTTCGGCGCCAACCAGTCGTTATGGGCACAATCAGTCGCCCAGCCGGTACTGAGTAACGAACAGAAGGCACAGCTCCACGAGAAGGCCGGCAAATGGGTGGACGCGCTGGCTTTACAGGACGCTGCCAAAGCGGCTAAAGTGACGGGTTTTGTGGAGCAGCATTTAACGGCCGTCTACAGCTGGAATAAGACACATTTTTACACCGACGTGCCGGCAGGTGTTAACCCCAGAACAGGTGATCAGCTATCCGAACTGGACCGTAAAATGATCGCCCAGTCAGCCATGCCATCCTCCGTCCACAAGACTTTGATGGATAGCTTGCATCATTACCTGACAAATGAACAGGTGGCGAGAATACTGGACGGTTATACGATTGGGAAAGTGGCTTTTACACTAAAAGGATACCAGGCAATCGTGCCGGATCTGACCGAGAAAGAAACGGCCGTTATACTGAGCAATTTAGAACAAGCCAGGGAACAGGCGATTGATTACAAAAGCATGAAGTCCATATCGGCTATTTTCGAGATTTATAAAACCAAGAATGAAAAATATCTGAATGAGCACGGGCGTAACTGGCATCAGCTTTTTGGAGACTATGTAAGAAAAGTCAAGGCAGAAAAAAAAGCCAGGGAAGCGGCAAAGAAAAGCGGGCAGCAATAG
- a CDS encoding alpha-L-rhamnosidase, producing MNRNAFTYEPLHRIKNVLSLLTSLFCMIIVWLALPVTGRAEAGRAGSDGLIQVRHLRCNYQVRPLNLDQAPRFGWQITAGEQVKQVLQTAYQIQVATSLEALENGHPDYWDSKKVISDEQFQIPYGGKAPGSFQELFWRVRIWTTKGNSGWSRPEHWRMGFLKFSDQLGSWIGYDHPFGWDRVTKFPVLSARYLRKTFKTDKQIKSAIAYISGLGLYELHINGKKAGDAVLAPAPTDYTKTVLYNALDVTELLRTGDNAVGVVLGSGRFFAMRQDYKPWKWRSFGFPKLYFQLRISYADGSVENIVSDASWQLTGKGPIRNNNEYDGALYDAGMELTGWDQPGYDPEAGLWRAAELVEAPAGKWTAQFNPLMKIMQRIRPVKVLRSADAPDSSFILDMGQNMAGWLKMQLDGSGHKGDTIRLRFAESVVKESEGYRLYTANLRDARSTDHYIIKGTKKESWSPTFTYHGFRYVEVKGYPGSPAAFKNNLLEKFTGEVIYDDLSESGYFKCSDTTINQIYKNAVWGIKSNYKGMPVDCPQRNERQPWLGDRTTGAYGESFAFHNQLLYDKWLQDIQDAQLITGSIPDVAPSFWMYYKDDVTWPSTYLTVADMLYHQYGDSAVIRRHYSSMKTWIRYMHHKYAKNGLMDRDSYGDWCVPPDSLKVIHSSNPAKITPGGLIATATFYHDLQLMSLFAPLNGTVQDTAIFAPMAREMKTAFNHSYFHANEGYYGNNTVTGNLLALAFGLAAPGDVQKIFRQIVHKTAVTYDNHISSGVIGIQWLLRTLSRYGRNDLALKIAANRTYPGWGYMVDRGATTIWELWNGNTANPAMNSQNHVMLLGDLLIWLYENQAGIRSDDRATGFKKIRLAPDIEGHLNYVKAVYQCPYGPIGSWWQKAGGKWQWEVRIPAGTTARLHFPEGLREIKEAGRTPRGLSDSSGAALLERGSGHYMFEGKLPVQNN from the coding sequence TTGAACCGTAATGCATTTACATATGAACCGCTGCATCGTATCAAAAATGTTCTTTCACTTTTGACGAGCCTGTTCTGTATGATTATTGTATGGCTGGCCCTGCCTGTTACCGGCAGGGCGGAAGCAGGCAGGGCTGGCAGCGACGGTCTTATCCAGGTCAGGCATCTTCGTTGTAATTATCAGGTCCGTCCACTAAACCTGGATCAGGCGCCTCGTTTTGGGTGGCAGATCACGGCCGGTGAACAGGTGAAACAGGTTTTACAGACGGCCTACCAGATCCAGGTGGCCACGAGCCTTGAGGCACTGGAAAACGGACATCCTGACTATTGGGACAGCAAAAAAGTAATCTCTGACGAACAATTCCAGATTCCCTACGGCGGCAAAGCCCCCGGCAGTTTTCAGGAGCTTTTCTGGCGGGTACGTATCTGGACAACTAAGGGCAACTCGGGGTGGAGCCGGCCGGAACACTGGCGTATGGGCTTTTTGAAATTTTCCGATCAGCTGGGCAGCTGGATTGGATATGATCATCCCTTCGGCTGGGACCGTGTTACCAAGTTTCCGGTATTATCTGCCCGTTATCTGAGAAAAACGTTTAAGACGGATAAACAGATAAAAAGCGCTATAGCTTACATCAGCGGACTCGGCCTGTATGAACTTCATATTAACGGCAAAAAAGCGGGAGACGCCGTGCTGGCACCTGCGCCGACAGATTATACCAAGACGGTTTTATACAACGCACTGGATGTAACAGAGCTCTTGCGTACCGGTGATAATGCGGTGGGTGTCGTACTGGGCAGTGGGCGCTTTTTTGCCATGCGCCAGGATTATAAACCCTGGAAATGGCGCAGTTTTGGCTTTCCCAAACTCTATTTTCAGCTGCGGATCAGTTATGCAGACGGCAGTGTCGAAAATATTGTCAGTGATGCCAGCTGGCAGCTTACAGGAAAAGGTCCCATCAGAAACAATAATGAATACGACGGAGCGCTCTATGATGCCGGAATGGAACTCACCGGCTGGGACCAGCCGGGTTATGACCCTGAGGCCGGTCTCTGGCGCGCAGCGGAGCTGGTTGAGGCGCCAGCCGGAAAGTGGACCGCGCAGTTTAACCCGCTGATGAAAATCATGCAGCGCATCCGCCCCGTAAAGGTGTTGCGGTCTGCGGATGCACCTGACAGCAGCTTTATTCTGGACATGGGCCAGAATATGGCCGGATGGTTAAAAATGCAACTGGACGGAAGCGGTCATAAGGGAGATACGATCCGGCTCCGGTTCGCGGAAAGTGTTGTAAAAGAAAGTGAGGGATACCGTCTGTATACCGCTAATCTGAGAGATGCCAGGTCAACAGATCATTATATTATCAAGGGAACAAAAAAGGAAAGCTGGTCCCCGACATTTACCTATCACGGGTTTAGATATGTCGAGGTGAAAGGTTATCCCGGCAGTCCCGCTGCATTTAAAAATAATCTGCTGGAGAAATTTACCGGTGAAGTCATCTATGATGATTTGTCCGAGAGTGGTTATTTTAAATGTTCTGATACGACCATCAATCAGATCTATAAAAATGCCGTATGGGGCATCAAATCCAACTATAAAGGCATGCCGGTAGATTGTCCCCAGCGCAATGAGCGGCAGCCCTGGCTCGGCGACCGGACCACGGGTGCCTACGGTGAGAGTTTTGCCTTTCATAATCAGCTTTTATATGATAAATGGCTGCAGGATATCCAGGATGCCCAATTGATAACGGGCAGCATACCGGATGTAGCCCCCAGTTTCTGGATGTATTATAAGGATGATGTGACCTGGCCTTCCACTTATCTGACCGTAGCGGATATGTTATACCATCAGTATGGTGATTCGGCCGTGATCCGCCGCCACTATAGCTCTATGAAAACCTGGATCCGGTATATGCATCATAAATATGCAAAAAATGGCCTGATGGACCGGGACAGTTATGGTGACTGGTGTGTGCCGCCTGATTCTCTGAAGGTGATCCATAGCAGTAACCCAGCTAAAATTACACCGGGCGGACTGATCGCTACCGCTACATTCTATCACGACCTGCAGCTGATGAGCCTGTTTGCCCCGCTGAACGGGACTGTGCAGGATACGGCTATATTCGCTCCCATGGCCCGGGAGATGAAAACAGCCTTTAATCATAGCTACTTTCATGCAAATGAAGGTTATTATGGTAATAATACCGTTACCGGAAACCTGCTGGCCTTGGCTTTTGGTCTGGCAGCGCCCGGAGATGTACAAAAAATATTCAGACAGATCGTTCATAAAACCGCTGTCACCTACGATAATCATATCAGTTCAGGGGTTATCGGTATCCAATGGCTGCTTAGAACGCTTAGCCGCTATGGCCGTAATGATCTGGCATTGAAGATAGCCGCCAACAGGACCTACCCGGGTTGGGGATATATGGTGGACCGTGGCGCGACGACGATCTGGGAACTCTGGAATGGCAACACAGCCAACCCGGCGATGAACTCTCAAAATCATGTAATGCTGCTGGGAGATCTACTAATCTGGTTGTACGAGAACCAGGCCGGCATCCGAAGCGACGACAGGGCGACCGGTTTTAAGAAGATTCGCCTCGCTCCCGATATTGAGGGTCACTTGAATTATGTGAAGGCGGTGTATCAGTGCCCTTATGGCCCGATCGGTAGCTGGTGGCAGAAAGCCGGCGGCAAATGGCAGTGGGAGGTCAGGATTCCAGCCGGGACGACGGCCCGGTTACATTTTCCGGAGGGACTCAGGGAGATCAAAGAGGCGGGGAGGACACCCCGGGGATTATCAGACAGCAGTGGAGCCGCCTTGTTAGAAAGGGGATCGGGGCATTATATGTTTGAAGGAAAATTACCTGTTCAAAATAATTAG